One window of Pocillopora verrucosa isolate sample1 chromosome 9, ASM3666991v2, whole genome shotgun sequence genomic DNA carries:
- the LOC136283601 gene encoding uncharacterized protein isoform X1, translating to MQIKLLLITCFLLGACTASNLAEKREDAPLSEDTAQEVEDLNEEDFETASDKFDGENDEEPENENEAFDELRDEENERDAEELEEMNDEDEETYEVSEDPRPVPRKSSKKYGYLYGKGKGYRKYRKGLYQKKPRKSYSKGYRKYRFRKGYYPKKGKGYGYRYAYRYPYYSRGH from the exons ATGCAGATTAAACTTTTGTTGATCACCTGTTTCCTTCTTGGAGCCTGTACAGCCTCTAACCTGGCAGAAAAGCGGGAAG ATGCTCCTCTGAGTGAGGATACAG CCCAAGAAGTTGAAGATCTGAATGAAGAAGACTTCGAGACTGCCTCTGATAAATTTGACGGAGAGAATGATGAGGAACCGGAGAATGAAAATGAAGCATTTGACGAGTTaagagatgaagaaaacgaAAGGGATGCAGAGGAATTAGAAGAAATGAACGATGAAGACGAAGAGACAT ATGAAGTTTCTGAGGATCCAAGACCGGTGCCAAGAAAGTCAAGCAAGAAATATG GTTATTTGTATGGGAAAGGAAAAGGCTACCGCAAATACCGTAAAGGACTCTACCAAAAAAAACCTAGGAAAAGTTACAGTAAAGGCTACCGTAAATATCGGTTCCGAAAGGGTTACTACCCCAAAAAAGGAAAGGGATACGGCTACCGCTACGCCTACCGCTACCCATACTACTCCAGAGGTCATTAA
- the LOC136283601 gene encoding uncharacterized protein isoform X2, translated as MQIKLLLITCFLLGACTASNLAEKREAQEVEDLNEEDFETASDKFDGENDEEPENENEAFDELRDEENERDAEELEEMNDEDEETYEVSEDPRPVPRKSSKKYGYLYGKGKGYRKYRKGLYQKKPRKSYSKGYRKYRFRKGYYPKKGKGYGYRYAYRYPYYSRGH; from the exons ATGCAGATTAAACTTTTGTTGATCACCTGTTTCCTTCTTGGAGCCTGTACAGCCTCTAACCTGGCAGAAAAGCGGGAAG CCCAAGAAGTTGAAGATCTGAATGAAGAAGACTTCGAGACTGCCTCTGATAAATTTGACGGAGAGAATGATGAGGAACCGGAGAATGAAAATGAAGCATTTGACGAGTTaagagatgaagaaaacgaAAGGGATGCAGAGGAATTAGAAGAAATGAACGATGAAGACGAAGAGACAT ATGAAGTTTCTGAGGATCCAAGACCGGTGCCAAGAAAGTCAAGCAAGAAATATG GTTATTTGTATGGGAAAGGAAAAGGCTACCGCAAATACCGTAAAGGACTCTACCAAAAAAAACCTAGGAAAAGTTACAGTAAAGGCTACCGTAAATATCGGTTCCGAAAGGGTTACTACCCCAAAAAAGGAAAGGGATACGGCTACCGCTACGCCTACCGCTACCCATACTACTCCAGAGGTCATTAA
- the LOC136283545 gene encoding uncharacterized protein has protein sequence MQMKLLFISCFLLGACTASYLAEKREAQEVEDLNDEDFGTASDNFDRENDEEPENEDEALEELRDEENERDTKELEEMNDEEEETDEEEVSEDPRPVPRKSKKKYGYLYGKGKGYGKYRKGPYRKKPRKSYRKAYRKYRGRKGYYPKKGKGYGYRYGYRHPY, from the exons ATGCAGATGAAACTTTTGTTCATCAGCTGTTTCCTTCTTGGAGCCTGCACAGCCTCTTACCTGGCGGAAAAGCGGGAAG CCCAAGAAGTTGAAGATCTGAATGACGAAGACTTCGGGACTGCCTCTGATAACTTTGACAGAGAGAATGACGAGGAGCCGGAAAATGAAGATGAAGCCTTGGAAGAATTaagagatgaagaaaacgaGAGGGATACTAAGGAATTAGAAGAAATGAACGATGAAGAAGAAGAGACAG ATGAAGAAGAAGTTTCTGAGGATCCAAGACCGGTGCCAAGaaagtcaaaaaagaaatatg GTTATTTGTATGGGAAAGGAAAAGGCTACGGCAAGTACCGTAAAGGACCCTACCGAAAAAAACCTAGGAAAAGCTACCGCAAAGCCTACCGTAAATATCGTGGCCGAAAGGGTTACTacccaaaaaaaggaaaaggttaCGGCTACCGCTACGGCTACCGCCACCCCTACTAG
- the LOC136283544 gene encoding uncharacterized protein isoform X1, whose product MQIKLLLITCFLFGACTASYLAEKREDAPLDEDTAQEVEDLNEEDFETASDKFDGENDEEPENENEAFDELRDEENERDAEELEEMNDEDEETDEVSEDPRPVPRKSSKKYGYLYGKGKGYRKYRKGLYQKKPRKSYSKGYRKYRFRKGYYPKKGKGYGYRYAYRYPYYSRGH is encoded by the exons ATGCAGATTAAACTTTTGTTGATCACCTGTTTCCTTTTTGGAGCCTGTACAGCCTCTTACCTGGCAGAAAAGCGGGAAG ATGCTCCTCTGGATGAGGATACAG CCCAAGAAGTTGAAGATCTGAATGAAGAAGACTTCGAGACTGCCTCTGATAAATTTGACGGAGAGAATGATGAGGAACCGGAGAATGAAAATGAAGCATTTGACGAGTTaagagatgaagaaaacgaAAGGGATGCAGAGGAATTAGAAGAAATGAACGATGAAGACGAAGAGACAG ATGAAGTTTCTGAGGATCCAAGACCGGTGCCAAGAAAGTCAAGCAAGAAATATG GTTATTTGTATGGGAAAGGAAAAGGCTACCGCAAATACCGTAAAGGACTCTACCAAAAAAAACCTAGGAAAAGTTACAGTAAAGGCTACCGTAAATATCGGTTCCGAAAGGGTTACTACCCCAAAAAAGGAAAGGGATACGGCTACCGCTACGCCTACCGCTACCCATACTACTCCAGAGGTCATTAA
- the LOC136283591 gene encoding uncharacterized protein: MQMKLLLISCFLLGACTASYLAEKREAQEVEDLNDEDFGTASDNFDRENDEEPENEDEALEELRDEENERDTKELEEINDEEEETDEEEESEDPRPVPRKSKKKYGYLYGKGKGYGKYRKGPYRKKPWKSYRKYRGRKGYYPKKGKGYGYRYGYRHPY; this comes from the exons ATGCAGATGAAACTTTTGTTGATCAGCTGTTTCCTTCTTGGAGCCTGCACAGCCTCTTACCTGGCGGAAAAGCGGGAAG CCCAAGAAGTTGAAGATCTGAATGACGAAGACTTCGGGACTGCCTCTGATAACTTTGACAGAGAGAATGACGAGGAGCCGGAAAATGAAGATGAAGCCTTGGAAGAATTaagagatgaagaaaacgaGAGGGATACTAAGGAATTAGAAGAAATAAACGATGAAGAAGAAGAGACAG atgaagaagaagagtCTGAGGATCCAAGACCGGTGCCAAGaaagtcaaaaaagaaatatg GTTATTTGTATGGGAAAGGAAAAGGCTACGGCAAGTACCGTAAAGGACCCTACCGAAAAAAACCTTGGAAAAGCTACCGTAAATATCGTGGCCGAAAGGGTTACTacccaaaaaaaggaaaaggttaCGGCTACCGCTACGGCTACCGCCACCCCTACTAG